A portion of the Jaculus jaculus isolate mJacJac1 chromosome 5, mJacJac1.mat.Y.cur, whole genome shotgun sequence genome contains these proteins:
- the Nr0b2 gene encoding nuclear receptor subfamily 0 group B member 2: MSSSQPGTCPCQGSAGRPAILYALLNPNLGASTATDVSPSRSHCLCQQHRPVRLCAPHRTCREALDVLAKTVAFLRNLPSFCQLPPEDQRRLLQSCWGPLFLLGLAQDTVTFEVAEAPVPSILKKILLEEPSTSATSGQMPDRPRPSLAAVQWLQRCLESFWSLELSSKEYAYLKGTILFSPDVPGLHASSLIGHLQQEAHWALCEVLEPWHPAGQGRLARILLMASTLKNISPTLLVDLFFYPIIGDVDVAGLLEDMLLLR, from the exons CCATCCTGTATGCACTTCTAAACCCTAACCTCGGAGCCAGCACGGCCACCGACGTGTCCCCATCCCGCAGCCACTGCTTGTGCCAGCAGCACAGGCCTGTCCGCCTGTGTGCTCCACACCGCACCTGCCGGGAAGCCTTAGATGTCCTGGCCAAGACAGTGGCCTTCCTCAGGAACCTGCCATCCTTCTGCCAGCTGCCTCCTGAGGACCAGAGGCGACTGTTGCAGAGCTGCTGGGGGCCCCTGTTCCTGCTCGGGTTGGCTCAAGACACTGTCACTTTCGAGGTGGCTGAGGCCCCAGTGCCCAGCATACTCAAGAAGATCTTGCTGGAAGAACCCAGCACCAGTGCTACCAGCGGCCAAATGCCAGACCGGCCCAGACCCTCACTGGCTGCGGTGCAGTGGCTTCAGCGCTGCCTGGAGTCCTTCTGGAGCCTTGAGCTCAGCTCCAAGGAGTATGCCTACCTGAAGGGGACCATCCTCTTCAGCCCAG ATGTGCCAGGCCTCCATGCCTCCTCCCTCATCGGGCACCTGCAGCAGGAGGCTCACTGGGCACTGTGTGAAGTCCTGGAGCCCTGGCACCCAGCTGGCCAAGGCCGATTGGCCCGAATTCTCCTCATGGCATCCACTCTCAAGAACATTTCGCCCACCCTTCTCGTAGACCTCTTCTTCTACCCCATTATTGGAGACGTGGACGTTGCTGGACTGCTTGAGGACATGCTTTTGCTGAGGTGA